From the Aspergillus puulaauensis MK2 DNA, chromosome 1, nearly complete sequence genome, the window CCCTATTCCACGAACGCGTCGGATCATATAGGTAGCCGTGATAGTGAACGGTCACCATGTCCCCTTGTTTGGGGTAGTCGACGCCATTTCCAGGACGGATAATGTCCTTGATGAAGTCAATGACGCCCATTGCTCGAGTCTGGATTGTTGTCGACGAGTGCAGCGCGTGTCGTCGTGATACAATTTTCCTCCTGCCTGAGGCCGCAATGTCAGGGAATCAAGTCACTCCACCGCCTAAGCGCCTCTTCTTTGATTGGCCAACTTCCTGGTCCCCTTGTGTTGTTCTGTCAACAAACCTGCCCTCGACCTCCAGGCAGGATGCTCATCGCTGAGTTCAATTCTCAACACTAATCTGCGTCAGAGCGGAAGATTGAGCTCCCGTGAAAGCACCAAGTTTGCATTAATGTGGGTTGTGCATTATTCTGGACAAGCTGACCACTGCAAGGAACTATTTATACCATTGAACACCACTATATATCTTCAACTACAATGCGAAATCCATTCCCTCTCCAGAAACCAGCAGGCTCCAGGCTGCCCCGATACGTTCCACAAGCCTTCAGCCGCCCACTTGAGAAGCACCCTCCTCTCAACACCCGTCGGACGGACTCCGGTGCATCCAGATACTCACGACCGTCATCTGCCCACGGATAACCAAACGACGGGGTACTCATATCCTCTCCCCAGAGTGTGGTGCACCATTCCCACACCTGGCCAGCCATATCATAGCAGCCGTGCGCTGATCGTCCTGAAGGGAATAATCCAACGGCACATGTGTTATTCAGACCGGTTTCCTCATAGTTCGCGGCATTGTCGCGCCATTCCAATCCCCATGGGTAAATGGGACCCTGCGCGGACAGCTGATTATAATCGCCGTTGCACGCTCGTTCCCATTCTGGCTCTGTTGGGAGACGGACGTACGACGTTTGAGATATCTTGCCGCTTGCCCGCCATCGATTCGTTAGCCATTTGCAATACGCCCTTGCGTCGTGCCACGTCAGATCCGTTGCTGGGGCATTCTGTCTTTCTGAATCGAGGCCATCTGGACTACGCCATTCTCGGCCTGTATCTTGGACGAAGGTGGCATAATCTCGATTGACGACAGGATAAACCCCCATTCGGAAACCTCCAAATGTTACAGGAGATTTAGGCTGTGAGTTGGGATGGCTCTCAGACCCCATTACGAATGTTCCACCAGGGACACTGGCGAGTTCCGTTAGATCGCGAGGATCACCTAGACGAGAAAGGACGCGGCCTGCTTGTTGTCGCTCGCCGACTGAAAGGGCAGCCTCGTTGATGATTGCTAGCATATGGGCAGTTATCTCCTCATGGAGCAGTTCACATTCTGCCCTGAGGGTAGACACAAGAAGGGCACCTCGCTGGGAAATATGCCCCGCGCCCTCCACGAGGGCCCTTGCTAGGTTATGCGATTTACCTGACTTGGATAGTCGAACCAATAAGCTTCGGATAACAGGCTCTGCTGTCACCGAATTCCGATGGAAAACATGAACTGCCTCTTCCACTGACAAAGTTTCCAAATGCCGAGCGGCCAGCAATTGCTGCACGGCGCCAACCGAAGACAGTATATGTTGTTCCGAGGCTGATGTGCCGTGGTCATCTTGTAATTTGACGTCGACAAGCCGTTCGAAGGCAGTCCTTGCGAACTCAATAGCGGCAATCCCATCAGGAGAAATAGTGGAAAGCCACGAGTCAAGCACATTTTCGGCCTCTCCTCCCGGGTGCCCTGACTGCAGTGCAAGGGCGAACACGGCGGGGTTTGAGGCCGCACCTCCATTTGCGATGGCTTGCGACGCGGCCATGCCCGCAAGCCTAGTAACGGCCTCCTTCCTCTGAGTGTGTAAAAGCGGTAGAAAATTGTATCGAGAAATTCCAGGAGGCGGCTTCCAGGATCGCAACGCCGTGGTGTCACTTAGAACGAGTAGGCGAGCGTGGTCTAGCCCTTCAAGCAACGAGACGAGCTTCGTCAGGGCGTTCAGACCATCGTCGGTTACCCAATTCCCTCCATCGATGACGAACAAGATCTCTTGCTTTTGATCAAATCTTTCTGCCCCGCTACCTGAGACATCTAGAATCCTGGGTATAGTAGCGTCCACCAGATCCTCTAGGGCTTCACCGGACTCGATGGCGAAATAACACGGCAAAATGTCGACATCATTCCAAAATTCGTCATGTAACTCCCCCGATTCATTTCGAAGCACACCTCGAACCGTCTGCCGCTTGTGCGCTTCCAAGCAGAAACAAAGGTATTTCGCAAATGTCGTTTTCCCACTGCCACTCGGACCGgtcagcagcagcacccgaTTATCGCGCACTACCTCCAACGCCGTAAAATAAACCGGCTCTTCTGGTTTATCATCGGAAGTCCGCTTCCTCAACCCTTTAGCCGCTTTGTCCTCATGCGTGAAGTCCGTAAGCAACGGGATATAGCCGTTTTGCAGATCCAGAACCGCACCCTGGGGCGAAATGAGCAGCGGCCGGCTTCCGAAGCCCGCTGCTGTGGATCGGAGCTCACCTACAGTAGCCATTGAATAATTTGCTCTCTAGGTAGAATAATATTGCGACTTCAGCCCTTCTTATGAGCATAGTTACTCCAAGGGCGAACTGCTTATTCATGCGACAGGACATCATTCAAGCCCGGCGTGGAATTTCAAGGGCGCTGGTCCCACTTCTGTCACCATCCACCTTCAACCATTCAAAATAGACTAACTAAGCTGGTTTTATCTTTCGCGGCGCTTTAGATGCATGAGATAGTAATAGATAGTACAGATGATGGTGTCGTTCAAATCACCGCCCTTTGTGGTCTTACAGTTGCTGTTTCTCATGTCTATGGCAAGTTTTGCTGAAAGGGCAAGCGTTACGGGACGGCACCTCGGACCTCCTGTCGACCAATTGAAGAATATGTGACTCCAATACTGTCCAGCTGTGGGAAATGGTATAATTGAAGGCTGAATGGAAGGTCCAGCGAAAATAATGCCATTTTGATGACAATGTAGCAAAAAGCGCAATCGCCGAGTGAGTGGGGCGTCACTACCTACCTAATCCTCCGGTTGGAGTTCGGCCTGAGGAATCCATCCCACTTTCTACCACTCTCTgctctcctcttccacaaACAATCCATCCTCCATCTATCTACTTCAACTATCCACAATGCCTGTTATCACGGActtctctctccccagctcagcttcagctctgCAGCTGTCGGCGGAAAAACCAgtcaccttcctctcctttcaCGCCTCACCCGACCCCAACACCGGAAAGCCATGGTGTCCTGATGTCGTCGCCGCACTACCCCATCTACAGGAAGTCTTTTCCACGCCTCAAGCGCCGCAGGTTGCATTCATTAATGTTGGCCAAAGAGATCAGTATGTTCCCCCATATCCCATTTCAGTGCGCTTCATACTGACTACCACCCCAGGTGGAAGGATCCCTCCAACGTCTACCGGACAAAGTGGAATGTCAACGCCGTTCCGTCTTTAGTTCGCTACGAGCTTGTTGATGGAAGTGTCAAAGAGACTGGCCGTTTAGCTGAAGCCCAGATTCTGGATCGTGGCCGGCTTAGCAAGTTTGTTGGTGACCGGTCGGCAAGCATATAGGATATAGCACTGTTCTTTGTgttactttcttttctctgcATTGATGGATGCTCCGAAGCGATAGCCTGTTATGTATTTACGCCTGAATTAATACTGTTTACGGATATTGCAGGGATTTCTTTTCGGTTGTTCAGTAATACCAAAACCCCAAATCAGTAGTTAAAGTGGTAGTCAGTCCTAATAAGGCAGCCATTGTCGAGGTAGGAATGGCCGCACTTTCCAACATTTGTCTCATCTTGGTCATACATATTTTGGATTATGTTTGGGGAGAGAAAAGAGGCTTGGGGGATGAGCTCGCATCAGCGGACTCCGTGGAAGAGGGAGTCCGGTAATGTATGGATCGGTAGCGTCTGCGATAAGCGCCGAAAGAATTGACTGCCACACTTCGTACCACGACGCGTCGACAGCGTCGAAAGCCTGGAGGAGCCTATCACCAATAGGCCCCTGGGTAAGCATTTTTGCATTTTTGCACTTTTGTATCTTTGCACCGTTGCAGGATGTTGTTTCGCAGGCGCCGGAGATGTGGGAACGTCGAGGACATCAAGAAAACCCAGAAGGACCGCAAAACCAATGCGCCACGAATGCTCCCCCAAGTGCGGCCCCGTGCATTGTCGAATCCACGCTCCGGCGAGCCGATTCATCCATGGAATCCATTTAGCAAGTCTATCCAGCAGACATTCGATCAGTCTCAAtcgctcctcttccacttACCATCAGAAGTCCGCCTACAGATCTGGTTCGAATTCCTTGGAGGCCGTTTGTTACATATTGCTCGGGCCCCGAAGAAGCTCCTCGCCGTCGAGTGTGTCGAGGAGTGGGATCCTGAGCTCGACACCGGCTGGCATTGGTGCTGGGGGAGCACATATGATCCTCTGACCCTAGGAAAAACGCCTGGCTTCTACTTTTGTCCGAAGAGTCCTCATTCCGCAGAACCGGCCAATCTGCTCCCCTTGCTGCAGACATGTCGGATGATATATAGTGAGGCAATTCCAGTGCTTTACCAAAGCAATATATTCGACATTAACCACGTCGACACGCCTCTATACCTCCGGCGGTCGGTCCCGCCGAAGCATTTGAATCAGACTCGTGTCTTGCACTTTACTTGGGATTTCAAGGACAATATCGCATGGGCCGACGATGTCCCCTATGATACTGGCACCTGGCGTGAGAGCTGTAAGGCTATTGCAAGTCTTGCCGGGTTACAGAAGCTCACGATGCATTTAACTGGAGAGACAGATCACGCTCCGGGCATGAGCGGGAAGGATGACTGGGCGCCATGGCTGGACGAGTTAGTGCGAATTAAACCAGCAATGGAATTTCGCGTCTTCCTGCATTGGCCAGATAAGGATTGTGCAGAAGTTGAAAAGGAATGCGGATACCTGTTCAAGATATTACCAACGGTCAAGAAGGTGCTGCCGCTAGTTCAATTTGATACAGGTGTAATATAATTTTGTTCAGTTAGCACGGGCCATCTCCATACTCTTTGCGCTCATCGCAGGAACATTTCGAGAACAGCATGGCCCGCATCTGCCTCGTCATATACTCGGGTCGAAGCGAACAATCACATGTTTCCCAATAGGCTGAACATTTCGTTGGACCAAATTTGAGATTAGTAGATAAGTATGTAATATTCAAGTTAAGGATACAGGTTTTATAAATACCGGGGAAGTGCTACTTAATGTCCTGGGAGTTAGCTGGCTGAGCCTCAACACCCTGGccaccctccttctcctctttttGACTGAGCAAGCAATTAGCTTTCTAATAAGAACTGCTCTTCAAGTAAGACCTACCTTTTTCTCCTGAAAATAAGCCACAAGCCTGTGACACTGATGATCGCAAGACCACCGAACAATATCAAGATCTGATACCCGTACTTATACTTCGGCGCATCATATGTTGGGAATAGAACCACTAAATCATACTCACATTAGCCCTTAATCTAGTAGTTCCTGATTTGGCCGACTTACACGGCACCCACAGCACCCAAGCATAGGAAACAACGTTCGCAGTAGCCACCAGAAGCTGTCTCAAGCTCGCATCATTCGCATTAACCCGCGTCGCCCAGCTCTGCTACCGTTAGAACGATTGCACATGGTGTCAAATCAAGGCAGAGGTAGAGGAAACTTACAATTAACACTGGTGTCCCGGCCGACCCTGCATAAGAAAGATAATATGCAAACATCAACCCTCCCTTAGGAATATACCACACCGAAAGCAAGATAttcgacaacatcatcgtGAGGAGAAGCCCTGTGATCAACCAGTAATATTGCGCTGTATGGTCCGCCAAAATTCCCCACGTAATCGTAGTCACGATGGCGAGGGCATTGCCGCCTGTTGGGAGCGTGTTGATTTTGCTGACGCTGTATCCGGCGGCTTTCAGCCACAGATTGAAGTAGCTGGTTGCTGTGTGACAGGCCGCGATCATCCTAGTCCCCGTCAGTATATTTGAGCCTTTCGTTGGACAATTTTCGGAATGGGTAGTACGTGTATGTAGCGACGAAAACCCAAAGTTCCCAGCGCAAATAGACCcgttttgcttctttccagGTGAATTTTGGCTGCTCTCGATGGCCGATCTTTTCGATCCTTTCGATACCGTATCGAATATGCTTTGAGACAGTTGTCAGTATCCCTCCGATGTATATCATGGGTATTCCTACCTCGGAAGACCAGTAAAACGCCCTGGTCGTATGGGGAGTATCCGGCAGTCCAAAGAAGCCCCAAATGGCGACAGGGACGGATATGATCGCATCCAAGATAAACAGCCACCGCCAGCCAGCAAGGCCATGCCGTCCATTCATACTACTATGCAGTCCAGCTTGAAGATACCCACTAAACATACTTGCAATCGACTCAACTTGTAGCAGGATGGCGGTTCGTTTGGTGAGTTCTTTAGGACCGTACCAACTGCCCAGCATGGCAATGTATCCAGGGAATGCGCAGGCTTCGAATAGCCCGATGAGGAAACGCAGACCGTACATCTAAAAATTAGCATCTCGGATTTCAAAGGCCAAGAAGGGACTGGACGAACTGCTTTGATATTACTAGTGAATCCCATCCCGACCGTCAAGGCAGCCCAGGCGAGTTCGCAGCAGGGAATTAGGATGGACGGACGGACGAAGCTGAGCTGGGTCATTTGGGATGGAACGCTGCCGACCATGATACCAAGGCTGAACCAGGTATTCAACCAGTTGCGCTCGTTGCCGTAGAGGCTGAGCTCTTCTTGCATGCCACTAACGAATGCGTTGCCTTGCGGGTCAGCATATATACATAGTAGAGGGGGTTCTACATACTGTAGTTCGTCTGATCCAGATATTTGATGAAGTATCCGAGACATACCGTCGGGCTGTAAAATATTAGTTGCCTGGATCAGATCAACGGTCACGGAGGTGAACCCACAAAAAGATAAAATCCAGTCGTTGCACATATTTGCGGTATTCCGGGTCACCTTCAGCTGTGTCCCAAATGAGACCAGCAACTCGTCTCCAGGTAGAGGTAGAAGCAGCTTCAGCGTGCGAACCAATGGGCCGTTCGTCGGTGGTAACCAAACTGTTGTCTTTGGGGCTCGTGTCTGACGCAGGAGCAGGACCGATCTCCTTTCTAGTCGCCATGGTGGCTGCAGGGACTTACAATATCCTGCGAATCTTGTTCGCCGTTTTATATAGGATGTTATTTTTTTCTCAATATTCTGGATATGGCCACTTGAACTCTGCTTCACCACGTGGAAAGACAACCCTGTCCACCCATTTTGCATGGGAGATTATCTCTTAAAAGAGCCCCTAATATCATATCAATTTCTTAGAGACCTACATTTATATCAGCCAAGTGGACCTACTGAAATTGGGGTAATATCTGCTGTGGCAGGGGCTATTTCCTACCACTAACTCGCCGTGAAGCTTGCAAAAGGACGCAAGGCAGCCCGCTTTTTATATGGCAGCATCCATGTCCCCCATGTCGTGATACAGCTGCCGGTCACGGCCTATCAGACTTGCCTACGAGCAGTATATTCCTCACTTTGCAGTAGTCTGACTCGAATAGCGCGATGCTGCGATTACATCGCGCTATGGCATCACAGCTTTCACTCCCCCACCAACGACAGTCATGAGTAGTCACCTAGGTACTCCAAATATTGGAGACCCAAACCCCCAATGATGCGGTTAAATGGTTCAGAAAACCAGTATTTCCAATGGGCCAATGGTTCCATTCCGCTTTCTGCCGTCAGTGCCGTCTTATATGGTGGCATCCCAACCCTATCCAAAACGTCGGAGTTCATCCGCTTTTTATTGCCTGTTCACGCTCTTGGGTTTCAGTAGATAATGTGGATCGGCTGGCAACAACTATAAGTAAACAAGGAGATTTCTCGAGCTCGCGAGTATTGCTTTGCTTGCAACCCCATTATGGCACGACAAACACTCCGCATTGTCCTCGAAAATGTCGACTTCCGACTGCCAACACAAGTAACAGATGACAACAGTGTAGTGGCACTGAAAAGCTTGGTATTTGAACCGCTACTCCGATGGCAACCGCAAGGCGCCGTCAAGCCTGCTCTCTTCGACCATTGGACGCAATCTGAGGAGGGTCGAACATGGCACTTTCATATCCGCGACAACGCCATTTTCCACGACGGTAAGCCCTGCACCGCATCAGAGGTCGTTACATATATCAATGGCTTCCTCGACTCGCGAGATTACTTCGGTATGCGATGGAGCTACGCGCGGTACTTCAAGCACACCACGTTCACAGCAGTGAACGATCAGACAGTGAGAGTCGAAAACCCTGACCCAATCGCCGATATCCTGGATATCTTCTGCGAGTTCTGGCCGTCGAGAATCGACACCGCCGGTAAACCTGTGCTTGGAACCGGTCCGTACAGGGTAACGGAGTTCGAACGCGTAGATGACATTGGACATGCGATACTGGAACTCGTTGATAAAGCTTCATCCACGCCCCAGCAAATCATTGCTACCCATGAGCCAAATGGTGAGAAGCGACTGCATCTTCTTCAAACCGGTCAGGTCGATGTCGCACTCAACCTCGAAAGAGCCGACAACCTGGACGTCCTGGACTTCAGCCCAAACCTCCGCTGGGGCCGGATAACCAGCACATTATCTGCGATGTTTTACCTGAATTGCACAGCGCGAATTTTCGAGTCACCCGATGCCCGCCTTGCTGCCAACCTCGCTGTTGATCGTGTCGCTCTCGTGAAGGAGGTATACCA encodes:
- a CDS encoding uncharacterized protein (COG:S;~EggNog:ENOG410PPE6;~InterPro:IPR016187,IPR027417,IPR042095,IPR005532;~PFAM:PF03781), with the protein product MLIRRAEVAILFYLESKLFNGYSAKGLRKRTSDDKPEEPVYFTALEVVRDNRVLLLTGPSGSGKTTFAKYLCFCLEAHKRQTVRGVLRNESGELHDEFWNDVDILPCYFAIESGEALEDLVDATIPRILDVSGSGAERFDQKQEILFVIDGGNWVTDDGLNALTKLVSLLEGLDHARLLVLSDTTALRSWKPPPGISRYNFLPLLHTQRKEAVTRLAGMAASQAIANGGAASNPAVFALALQSGHPGGEAENVLDSWLSTISPDGIAAIEFARTAFERLVDVKLQDDHGTSASEQHILSSVGAVQQLLAARHLETLSVEEAVHVFHRNSVTAEPVIRSLLVRLSKSGKSHNLARALVEGAGHISQRGALLVSTLRAECELLHEEITAHMLAIINEAALSVGERQQAGRVLSRLGDPRDLTELASVPGGTFVMGSESHPNSQPKSPVTFGGFRMGVYPVVNRDYATFVQDTGREWRSPDGLDSERQNAPATDLTWHDARAYCKWLTNRWRASGKISQTSYVRLPTEPEWERACNGDYNQLSAQGPIYPWGLEWRDNAANYEETGLNNTCAVGLFPSGRSAHGCYDMAGQVWEWCTTLWGEDMSTPSFGYPWADDGREYLDAPESVRRVLRGGCFSSGRLKACGTYRGSLEPAGFWRGNGFRIVVEDI
- a CDS encoding uncharacterized protein (COG:O;~EggNog:ENOG410PRPB;~InterPro:IPR010357,IPR036249;~PFAM:PF06110); amino-acid sequence: MPVITDFSLPSSASALQLSAEKPVTFLSFHASPDPNTGKPWCPDVVAALPHLQEVFSTPQAPQVAFINVGQRDQWKDPSNVYRTKWNVNAVPSLVRYELVDGSVKETGRLAEAQILDRGRLSKFVGDRSASI
- a CDS encoding uncharacterized protein (COG:S;~EggNog:ENOG410Q1UC), with the protein product MLFRRRRRCGNVEDIKKTQKDRKTNAPRMLPQVRPRALSNPRSGEPIHPWNPFSKSIQQTFDQSQSLLFHLPSEVRLQIWFEFLGGRLLHIARAPKKLLAVECVEEWDPELDTGWHWCWGSTYDPLTLGKTPGFYFCPKSPHSAEPANLLPLLQTCRMIYSEAIPVLYQSNIFDINHVDTPLYLRRSVPPKHLNQTRVLHFTWDFKDNIAWADDVPYDTGTWRESCKAIASLAGLQKLTMHLTGETDHAPGMSGKDDWAPWLDELVRIKPAMEFRVFLHWPDKDCAEVEKECGYLFKILPTVKKVLPLVQFDTGVI
- a CDS encoding uncharacterized protein (COG:G;~EggNog:ENOG410QDHZ;~InterPro:IPR020846,IPR011701,IPR036259;~PFAM:PF07690;~TransMembrane:10 (i137-155o167-187i199-218o230-251i302-326o338-357i364-388o394-414i426-447o459-480i);~go_function: GO:0022857 - transmembrane transporter activity [Evidence IEA];~go_process: GO:0055085 - transmembrane transport [Evidence IEA]) is translated as MATRKEIGPAPASDTSPKDNSLVTTDERPIGSHAEAASTSTWRRVAGLIWDTAEGDPEYRKYVQRLDFIFFPTVCLGYFIKYLDQTNYSNAFVSGMQEELSLYGNERNWLNTWFSLGIMVGSVPSQMTQLSFVRPSILIPCCELAWAALTVGMGFTSNIKAMYGLRFLIGLFEACAFPGYIAMLGSWYGPKELTKRTAILLQVESIASMFSGYLQAGLHSSMNGRHGLAGWRWLFILDAIISVPVAIWGFFGLPDTPHTTRAFYWSSEHIRYGIERIEKIGHREQPKFTWKEAKRVYLRWELWVFVATYTMIAACHTATSYFNLWLKAAGYSVSKINTLPTGGNALAIVTTITWGILADHTAQYYWLITGLLLTMMLSNILLSVWYIPKGGLMFAYYLSYAGSAGTPVLISWATRVNANDASLRQLLVATANVVSYAWVLWVPLVLFPTYDAPKYKYGYQILILFGGLAIISVTGLWLIFRRKSQKEEKEGGQGVEAQPANSQDIK
- a CDS encoding uncharacterized protein (COG:S;~EggNog:ENOG410PWUH;~InterPro:IPR039424,IPR030678,IPR000914;~PFAM:PF00496;~go_component: GO:0043190 - ATP-binding cassette (ABC) transporter complex [Evidence IEA];~go_process: GO:0055085 - transmembrane transport [Evidence IEA]), with translation MARQTLRIVLENVDFRLPTQVTDDNSVVALKSLVFEPLLRWQPQGAVKPALFDHWTQSEEGRTWHFHIRDNAIFHDGKPCTASEVVTYINGFLDSRDYFGMRWSYARYFKHTTFTAVNDQTVRVENPDPIADILDIFCEFWPSRIDTAGKPVLGTGPYRVTEFERVDDIGHAILELVDKASSTPQQIIATHEPNGEKRLHLLQTGQVDVALNLERADNLDVLDFSPNLRWGRITSTLSAMFYLNCTARIFESPDARLAANLAVDRVALVKEVYQGFAIPAATIVSPFHLGFQEANLQPIPYDPKRARSLLKNLGTGTPIIFRTPEWMPEHAVKISRFVAASLEAVGFTVSIEIETNRPEYARSIGLRKQIGDLALFDSTPNSTFRVLDDKVSSEARNTWWLGYHDEEVQRLFGDAKRKIHYEERARAYAKCLRRVQEDPPWLFVAHPDVVWASALDVAVDIGPSGILSLAKDRSE